The Virgibacillus phasianinus genome includes a window with the following:
- the thiL gene encoding thiamine-phosphate kinase codes for MDEFSFIDSIKQDSYRQSSLIKGVGDDAAVFRQSSEDIVVAVDTFVENVHFSKETMDLFHVGHRILAANISDIAAMGATPAFYLVSIVVPKHYTSMECKNIFKGMQSLATKYRMDLIGGDTVAGEEMSVSVTVLGYVTKTKARYRSAAVEGDLVFVTGTLGDSQAGFHILTNTGAYQDETYYVNKHRLPVPRVEFAHYINEIDRVALNDISDGIGNEAAEIAASSGVTIQLNEHKIPTTESFSQFPADLQFKWKLFGGEDFELVGTVSKNNWTFVQEAANKAGIDVTEIGYVRPYRHNHVYLHKDNRLFPLKKDGYNHFKQVKE; via the coding sequence GTGGACGAGTTTTCTTTTATTGATTCAATTAAACAGGACTCTTATAGGCAATCATCGTTAATAAAGGGTGTAGGAGATGATGCCGCCGTATTTCGTCAATCATCTGAGGATATTGTTGTTGCAGTTGATACTTTCGTTGAAAATGTACATTTTTCAAAAGAAACCATGGATCTCTTTCATGTAGGACATCGGATATTGGCGGCCAATATTAGTGATATTGCGGCCATGGGGGCAACCCCAGCCTTTTATCTTGTTTCCATTGTAGTGCCTAAACATTATACATCCATGGAGTGCAAAAATATCTTTAAGGGGATGCAATCGCTTGCCACTAAATACAGGATGGATTTAATTGGCGGTGATACTGTGGCTGGTGAAGAAATGTCCGTATCAGTTACAGTCCTGGGTTATGTCACAAAAACGAAAGCAAGGTACCGGAGCGCTGCAGTAGAAGGTGATCTTGTTTTCGTTACAGGTACATTAGGTGATTCGCAGGCAGGATTTCATATCCTTACTAATACGGGTGCATACCAGGATGAAACCTATTATGTTAATAAACATCGGCTTCCGGTACCCAGAGTGGAATTTGCTCATTATATTAATGAAATAGACCGTGTTGCATTGAACGATATTAGTGATGGTATCGGTAATGAGGCTGCCGAAATAGCGGCGTCATCAGGAGTTACCATTCAATTAAATGAACATAAAATTCCAACAACAGAATCTTTTTCCCAGTTTCCAGCCGATCTCCAATTTAAATGGAAACTGTTTGGAGGGGAAGATTTCGAACTAGTTGGTACAGTATCAAAGAATAACTGGACTTTTGTGCAGGAAGCTGCGAATAAGGCAGGAATTGATGTAACGGAAATAGGATATGTAAGGCCATACAGGCATAATCATGTTTATCTGCATAAGGATAATCGCCTATTCCCATTAAAGAAGGATGGTTACAACCATTTTAAGCAGGTGAAAGAATGA
- a CDS encoding IS3 family transposase: MRQENQYRIVDQLSGKKGYSIGLLCEVAGVNRGAYYKWKGREDSEEDQFNQKVMKDIQAQRKRDQTLGYRRMTIFLNRHYEKNHEFLVNKKRVYRLMQIMGMKSVIRRKKYTYKPSSETHTAKNVLNRNFKASLPNEKWLTDVTELKYGRDQKAYLSAILDMYDNRIVCYKLTRANNNELVFDTVNEALASLSNEHPLLHTDRGVQYTSYGFKRIVESAGLQHSMSRPGKCIDNGPMEGFWGTLKCEKYYLNTWTDCSFEQLAIAIGDYINYYNNERYQPVLGGLAPMECLALSA, from the coding sequence GTGAGACAGGAGAACCAATATCGTATTGTTGATCAATTAAGTGGGAAAAAGGGCTATTCCATTGGGTTATTGTGTGAAGTAGCTGGTGTAAATCGGGGAGCCTATTATAAGTGGAAGGGTCGGGAAGACTCAGAAGAAGACCAGTTTAATCAGAAGGTAATGAAGGATATTCAAGCCCAACGCAAAAGAGATCAAACGCTTGGTTATCGCCGTATGACTATATTTTTGAACCGACACTACGAAAAGAATCATGAATTTTTGGTGAATAAAAAACGAGTGTATCGTTTAATGCAGATTATGGGAATGAAGTCTGTCATTCGTCGGAAAAAATATACCTATAAGCCTTCTTCAGAGACACATACCGCAAAAAATGTCTTGAATCGTAATTTCAAAGCTTCACTGCCAAATGAAAAATGGTTAACAGATGTAACGGAATTGAAGTATGGCCGGGATCAGAAAGCATATTTAAGCGCTATTTTGGACATGTATGATAATCGTATTGTCTGTTATAAATTGACTCGAGCCAACAACAATGAATTAGTGTTTGACACTGTAAATGAAGCACTTGCCAGTCTTTCAAATGAGCATCCCTTATTACACACGGATCGTGGTGTTCAATACACTTCTTATGGTTTTAAACGTATCGTGGAGAGTGCTGGGTTACAGCACAGCATGTCACGCCCCGGAAAGTGTATTGACAATGGGCCGATGGAAGGTTTTTGGGGAACATTAAAATGCGAGAAGTATTATCTAAACACATGGACAGATTGTTCATTTGAGCAGTTAGCTATAGCCATCGGTGATTATATTAATTACTATAATAATGAACGTTATCAACCAGTTTTAGGCGGATTAGCGCCAATGGAATGCTTAGCGTTATCCGCCTAA
- a CDS encoding protein phosphatase 2C domain-containing protein: protein MSVTGKRVEVGVYQKAKKGNYYCGDSYFYTETENEFVCALADGLGSGEFARESSQVVVDIIKDNIHASIEQIIKRCNENLTGKRGVVIGILKIDFTSKRYSFSSIGNIGVITISQDGKKKRNIPNGGYLAGYHRPFKIENGKVDSVMNFIMFSDGVSDAELAQKYFLNKNVNETIATYEFKNGQAKDDDTTLIAMRYTG, encoded by the coding sequence TTGAGTGTAACTGGAAAAAGGGTAGAAGTAGGTGTTTACCAAAAAGCAAAAAAAGGAAATTATTATTGTGGTGACAGCTACTTTTATACCGAGACAGAGAATGAGTTCGTATGTGCATTGGCAGATGGTTTGGGAAGTGGAGAATTTGCAAGGGAATCGTCACAGGTAGTCGTTGACATTATAAAAGATAACATTCATGCATCAATTGAACAGATTATTAAAAGGTGCAACGAAAACCTTACCGGAAAACGTGGCGTTGTGATTGGTATTTTAAAAATTGACTTTACCAGCAAACGCTATTCCTTTTCATCGATAGGTAATATTGGTGTGATCACAATATCGCAGGACGGAAAGAAAAAACGCAATATACCGAATGGTGGCTATCTCGCAGGATATCACCGGCCGTTCAAAATTGAAAATGGTAAAGTGGATTCTGTCATGAACTTTATTATGTTCTCGGATGGAGTATCAGATGCAGAGCTTGCACAAAAATACTTTTTGAATAAAAATGTGAATGAGACAATCGCAACGTATGAATTTAAAAACGGCCAGGCAAAAGATGATGACACAACATTAATTGCCATGCGATATACAGGGTAG
- the tsaB gene encoding tRNA (adenosine(37)-N6)-threonylcarbamoyltransferase complex dimerization subunit type 1 TsaB: protein MNVLAIDTSNQIMGVAVVKNNVLLGEIVTNLTKNHSVRLMPAISQLMKDTSMSPEQLDEIIVAKGPGSFTGVRIGLATAKAMAWSLGIPVKGVSSLETLAYQGSFFNSYVCPFFDARRGMIYTGLYQWNRNKMELVGEEVNMQMNEWLERLANERKQILFLSQDIALHQPLIKEKLGNNAIIPDSIFHSAKPSHLALAGKYKQADKTHSLTPNYLRLVEAEANWLKAQKEVNQNG, encoded by the coding sequence ATGAATGTACTTGCAATCGATACCTCGAATCAAATTATGGGTGTAGCTGTTGTAAAAAATAACGTATTACTAGGTGAAATTGTCACAAACCTTACGAAGAATCATTCGGTCAGGCTGATGCCGGCAATTAGTCAATTAATGAAAGACACATCAATGAGTCCTGAACAACTGGATGAAATTATTGTTGCAAAGGGTCCGGGTTCGTTTACTGGTGTACGTATTGGGTTAGCAACAGCAAAAGCAATGGCGTGGTCGCTTGGCATTCCTGTTAAAGGAGTATCAAGCCTGGAGACACTTGCCTATCAGGGAAGTTTTTTCAATTCGTATGTTTGTCCATTCTTTGACGCGCGACGCGGGATGATTTATACAGGATTATACCAGTGGAATCGGAACAAAATGGAATTAGTTGGTGAAGAGGTTAACATGCAAATGAATGAATGGCTGGAGCGTTTAGCAAATGAGAGAAAACAAATTTTATTCCTGAGTCAGGATATTGCATTACATCAACCTTTGATTAAGGAAAAGCTGGGTAATAATGCGATAATCCCAGATTCCATTTTTCATTCAGCAAAGCCTTCTCATTTAGCACTTGCGGGCAAATATAAGCAGGCTGATAAGACACATTCACTAACACCAAACTATTTACGGCTGGTTGAAGCTGAAGCTAACTGGCTTAAGGCGCAGAAGGAAGTAAATCAAAATGGCTGA
- the tsaE gene encoding tRNA (adenosine(37)-N6)-threonylcarbamoyltransferase complex ATPase subunit type 1 TsaE, with protein sequence MSEHRIETHTEEETRKIAIRLANLLRPGDVITLEGDLGAGKTTFTKGIATGLGVKRVVNSPTYTIIKEYEGELPLYHMDVYRLEDSDEDIGFSEYFDGKGISIVEWAQFIEEYLPEERLDIKISYLNEQARLIELFPKGNHFTWVVSSLIG encoded by the coding sequence ATGAGTGAACATCGGATTGAAACACATACTGAAGAAGAAACAAGAAAAATTGCTATTCGGTTAGCAAACTTATTAAGACCAGGGGATGTAATCACACTAGAAGGTGACCTTGGGGCAGGTAAAACTACTTTTACAAAAGGCATTGCCACTGGATTAGGGGTGAAACGTGTTGTTAACAGCCCGACATACACAATAATTAAGGAGTATGAGGGGGAATTGCCTCTTTATCATATGGATGTATACCGACTGGAAGATTCGGATGAGGATATTGGCTTTTCGGAATACTTTGATGGGAAGGGTATTTCTATTGTGGAATGGGCACAATTTATTGAGGAATACCTGCCTGAAGAACGTTTGGATATAAAAATTAGCTATCTCAATGAACAGGCTCGTCTGATAGAATTATTTCCCAAAGGAAATCATTTTACGTGGGTAGTTTCTTCTTTAATTGGATAG
- a CDS encoding SprT family protein: MNLLNEKELYALVQKISLNYFGKSFKDQVRFNSRLRTTGGRYIPSKRIIELNPKYVLETNEAEFIGIIKHELCHYHLHIEGKGYKHGDSAFKMLLKETGSPRHCTPLPSSKRENKHHYICKSCSHVYKRQRRVNINKYRCGRCGGVLKDQ; the protein is encoded by the coding sequence ATGAATCTATTAAACGAAAAAGAATTATATGCACTTGTACAAAAGATTTCACTAAATTACTTTGGGAAATCGTTTAAAGATCAAGTTCGATTTAATTCTAGATTGCGAACCACAGGTGGGAGATATATTCCGTCTAAAAGGATTATAGAACTGAATCCAAAATATGTGCTGGAAACGAACGAGGCTGAGTTTATAGGAATCATTAAACATGAGTTATGTCACTACCATCTTCATATAGAAGGAAAGGGATACAAACATGGGGATTCGGCCTTTAAGATGCTATTAAAAGAAACAGGATCACCGAGACACTGCACCCCGCTTCCTTCATCTAAGCGGGAAAATAAACATCATTATATCTGTAAAAGCTGCTCACATGTTTATAAACGGCAACGAAGGGTTAATATTAATAAATATCGTTGCGGTCGATGCGGCGGGGTGTTAAAGGATCAATAG
- a CDS encoding catalase, giving the protein MSNEKNRLTTASGAPVGDNQNSITAGSRGPVLIQDVHLLEKLAHFNRERVPERVVHAKGAGAHGYFEVTNDLSKYTKAAFLSEVGKRTPMFARFSTVAGELGSADTVRDPRGFALKFYTEEGNYDLVGNNTPIFFIQDAIKFPDFIHTQKRNPKTNLKDPNMVWDFWSLSPESLHQVTYLHGDRGIPATLRHMNGYGSHTFKWVNDQGEPSWVKYHFIAEQGVKALDESVATEIAGENPDYHTEDLYNAIDSGDFPAWKVYVQIMPYEDAKSYKWDPFDVTKTWSKKDYPRIELGRMVLDRNPENYFAEVEQAAFSPGNFVPGIEASPDKMLQGRLFGYSDAHRYRIGANHQQLPINRPLNGTKNYQRDGQMRLDGNSGGSVNYEPNSLEGPKEDAPSKVNPFEVYGEADSVVYENDDHFTQAGDLYRLMGPDEKDRLIQAVVNHMKPVERDEIKLRQIEHFYKADPEYGERVAQGLGLSVPESVR; this is encoded by the coding sequence ATGAGTAATGAAAAAAACAGATTAACAACCGCATCAGGAGCTCCAGTTGGCGATAATCAAAATTCAATTACAGCCGGTTCTAGGGGTCCAGTGTTAATTCAAGATGTACACCTTTTAGAAAAACTTGCACACTTTAACCGGGAACGGGTTCCAGAACGAGTTGTTCACGCGAAAGGTGCAGGAGCACACGGGTATTTTGAAGTAACTAATGATTTATCCAAATACACAAAGGCTGCCTTCTTAAGCGAAGTTGGTAAGCGCACCCCAATGTTTGCCCGTTTTTCAACGGTTGCAGGAGAACTGGGATCGGCTGACACTGTTCGGGATCCACGCGGGTTTGCATTGAAATTTTATACAGAAGAAGGAAACTATGATCTGGTTGGAAATAACACACCTATTTTCTTCATCCAGGATGCAATTAAGTTCCCTGATTTTATTCATACACAAAAACGTAATCCTAAAACAAACTTAAAGGATCCTAATATGGTATGGGATTTCTGGTCGCTATCACCGGAGTCACTGCACCAGGTTACTTATTTACATGGTGACCGCGGTATCCCTGCAACACTTCGTCATATGAATGGATATGGAAGCCATACATTCAAATGGGTAAATGATCAGGGTGAGCCATCGTGGGTTAAATATCATTTTATTGCTGAACAAGGTGTTAAAGCATTAGATGAAAGTGTAGCAACAGAAATAGCGGGAGAAAATCCAGATTATCATACAGAGGATTTATATAATGCAATTGATAGCGGAGACTTCCCTGCCTGGAAAGTATATGTTCAAATTATGCCTTATGAGGATGCGAAATCTTATAAATGGGATCCATTTGATGTTACTAAAACATGGTCTAAAAAAGATTATCCACGTATTGAGTTAGGTCGGATGGTTTTAGATCGTAACCCAGAAAATTACTTTGCCGAGGTAGAACAGGCAGCATTTTCACCTGGAAACTTTGTACCTGGCATTGAAGCATCACCTGATAAAATGCTGCAAGGACGCCTGTTTGGTTATTCTGATGCACATCGTTATCGTATTGGGGCGAATCATCAGCAATTACCGATTAACCGTCCATTAAATGGTACTAAGAATTATCAGCGCGATGGACAAATGCGCTTAGATGGTAACAGTGGTGGTTCTGTAAACTATGAACCAAACAGTCTGGAAGGTCCAAAAGAGGATGCTCCATCAAAGGTTAATCCATTTGAGGTTTATGGTGAGGCTGATAGCGTCGTTTATGAAAATGATGATCATTTCACACAAGCCGGTGACCTCTACCGACTAATGGGCCCTGACGAAAAGGACCGTCTTATTCAAGCAGTAGTTAACCATATGAAACCTGTTGAACGAGATGAAATTAAATTACGCCAAATTGAACATTTCTATAAAGCTGATCCGGAATACGGCGAACGCGTCGCACAGGGATTAGGCCTATCCGTACCCGAAAGTGTACGATAA
- a CDS encoding Tex family protein, whose amino-acid sequence MSVEIDQEIIQWVAKETTVKTNVVNTVIALMEEGNTVPFIARYRKEVTGGLDEVQIKSVQDKWQYAVNLSSRKEEVIRLIDEQGKLTDELEKEIANATQLQRVEDLYRPYKQKRRTKATIAKEKGLEPLAALIWEQDKIILEAEAEKYLSEENEIHTIEDALAGANNIIAEWISDDPEHRDFIREETFKKGLIESSVKDRSKDEKGVYEMYYDYDEAVRSLVSHRILALNRGEKDEVLKVTVEPPTERILEYLRKKTIKSASQNDVVAFLQEVVDDSYKRLIQPSIAREIRNSLTEKAEQQAIKIFSENLKNLLLQPPLKGKTVLGVDPAFRTGCKLAVVDETGRVHTVSVMYPTAPKNDYAGSEKIVLGYLKKFDVELIAIGNGTASRETEQFIADVIQNNKLDVPYIIVNEAGASVYSASALAREEFPDLQVEERSAASIARRVQDPLAELVKIDPKSIGVGQYQHDVSQKELNESLSFVVETAVNQVGVNVNTASPSLLQYVSGLSKTVANNIVKQRNEVGKFLNRKQLKKIPRLGAKTYEQSIGFLRIFDGEHPLDRTPIHPESYPHTEKLLDMLGSGITDIGSKELQEKLSGINKREVAERLEIGELTLQDIIQALIRPERDPRDDLPRPLLKQNVLKMEDLQPGMEMQGTVRNVVDFGVFVDIGVKQDGLVHISKMSNKFVKHPMDIASVGDVVTVWVENFDANKGRIALSMVK is encoded by the coding sequence ATGTCAGTAGAAATTGATCAGGAAATTATTCAGTGGGTTGCGAAAGAAACTACTGTGAAGACTAACGTGGTAAACACGGTTATTGCATTGATGGAAGAGGGCAATACTGTGCCATTTATCGCACGTTATCGTAAGGAAGTGACTGGTGGTCTTGATGAGGTTCAAATAAAGTCGGTTCAAGATAAATGGCAGTACGCTGTTAACCTGTCCAGCAGAAAAGAAGAAGTAATTCGATTAATTGATGAGCAAGGTAAATTAACGGATGAACTTGAAAAGGAAATAGCAAATGCTACTCAACTACAGCGCGTAGAGGACTTATACCGGCCATACAAGCAAAAGCGCCGCACAAAAGCAACAATCGCTAAAGAAAAAGGGCTGGAGCCACTTGCTGCGTTAATCTGGGAGCAGGATAAAATTATTCTAGAGGCAGAAGCTGAAAAATATCTGTCTGAAGAAAACGAAATACATACGATTGAAGATGCCCTAGCTGGAGCCAATAATATAATTGCAGAATGGATATCTGACGATCCCGAGCACCGTGATTTTATTCGCGAGGAAACCTTTAAAAAAGGTTTAATTGAATCCTCAGTGAAGGATCGTTCTAAAGATGAAAAAGGTGTTTACGAGATGTACTATGACTATGATGAGGCAGTACGTTCTTTGGTATCGCACCGAATACTTGCATTAAACCGCGGGGAAAAAGATGAGGTGTTAAAGGTTACGGTGGAACCACCAACAGAGCGTATTTTGGAATATTTACGAAAGAAAACAATTAAGTCTGCAAGTCAAAATGATGTTGTTGCATTTTTGCAGGAGGTCGTTGACGATAGTTATAAAAGGTTAATTCAGCCATCTATCGCACGGGAGATACGTAATTCACTAACAGAAAAAGCGGAACAACAAGCAATCAAAATCTTTTCCGAAAACTTGAAAAACCTGTTATTACAGCCGCCCCTAAAAGGGAAGACAGTATTAGGAGTTGATCCGGCGTTTCGGACAGGATGTAAGCTTGCTGTTGTTGATGAAACAGGAAGGGTCCACACGGTCAGCGTGATGTATCCAACAGCTCCTAAAAATGATTACGCCGGATCTGAGAAAATTGTACTTGGATATTTGAAAAAATTTGATGTGGAATTAATCGCAATTGGTAACGGAACGGCTTCACGTGAAACGGAACAGTTTATAGCCGATGTGATTCAAAACAATAAACTGGATGTTCCATACATTATTGTAAATGAAGCAGGGGCAAGTGTTTATTCTGCATCCGCATTAGCCCGGGAAGAATTTCCTGATTTGCAGGTTGAAGAAAGAAGTGCAGCCTCCATTGCCAGACGTGTACAGGACCCGCTTGCGGAACTTGTAAAAATTGATCCGAAATCAATAGGTGTTGGCCAGTATCAGCACGATGTCAGCCAAAAAGAATTAAATGAATCGTTATCATTTGTTGTAGAAACAGCGGTGAACCAGGTTGGTGTTAACGTGAATACTGCATCGCCAAGTCTGCTGCAATACGTGTCTGGACTTAGTAAAACAGTCGCGAATAATATTGTGAAACAACGTAATGAGGTTGGTAAATTTTTAAATCGTAAGCAATTAAAGAAGATACCACGACTGGGTGCTAAAACATATGAACAAAGTATCGGGTTTTTACGTATTTTTGATGGAGAACATCCACTGGACAGAACGCCTATTCATCCTGAGAGCTATCCGCATACAGAAAAACTGCTGGATATGTTAGGAAGCGGTATAACAGACATCGGATCGAAGGAATTGCAGGAAAAGCTTTCTGGTATAAACAAACGTGAAGTTGCGGAAAGGCTCGAAATCGGGGAATTAACATTACAGGACATCATCCAAGCGCTGATTCGTCCAGAACGGGATCCGCGTGATGATTTGCCAAGACCATTATTAAAACAGAATGTGTTAAAGATGGAGGATCTTCAACCCGGCATGGAGATGCAGGGGACAGTCAGAAATGTGGTTGACTTCGGTGTCTTTGTAGATATTGGGGTTAAGCAGGACGGTTTAGTTCACATATCAAAAATGTCGAATAAATTTGTTAAACATCCAATGGATATAGCTTCAGTTGGCGATGTCGTTACAGTTTGGGTTGAAAACTTTGACGCCAATAAAGGAAGAATAGCCTTGTCCATGGTTAAATAA
- a CDS encoding helix-turn-helix domain-containing protein, translating into MAHPYYTADLKWKIVQEYKKEGRVLAKLTRKYGVHHSSVKEWEQIVNKEGKKGLEHRPHEKVYSKKVRQAAIADYQSGNYSLREVSQKYEISSPSVLRNWLKNYNRHRDILERAKERGISMTAKRQKTTKGERIQIVRVALQNDKDYQVTAELCGVSYQQVYQWVRKYEEGGWDALDDRRGKPKPGAALTIEEKLKRQIREKEKENERLKAEVDFLKKLEQLEKGEIKR; encoded by the coding sequence TTGGCACATCCGTATTATACAGCTGATCTTAAATGGAAGATTGTACAGGAATATAAAAAAGAGGGACGCGTATTAGCGAAGCTAACCCGTAAATATGGTGTTCACCATTCCAGTGTAAAGGAGTGGGAACAAATCGTAAATAAGGAAGGTAAGAAGGGCTTAGAGCATCGTCCCCATGAGAAAGTTTATTCAAAAAAGGTAAGACAGGCAGCCATTGCTGATTATCAATCGGGGAATTATTCTTTACGGGAAGTATCACAGAAATATGAAATATCAAGCCCATCAGTTTTAAGAAATTGGCTGAAGAATTACAATCGTCATAGGGACATACTTGAACGTGCAAAGGAAAGGGGTATTTCTATGACGGCGAAAAGACAAAAAACAACCAAGGGTGAGCGTATACAAATTGTACGGGTGGCACTCCAAAACGACAAAGATTACCAGGTCACTGCTGAGCTTTGTGGTGTATCCTATCAACAAGTTTATCAATGGGTTCGCAAATATGAAGAAGGTGGATGGGATGCCTTGGATGATCGCCGTGGGAAACCGAAACCGGGGGCCGCATTAACAATCGAAGAGAAGTTGAAACGTCAAATACGAGAGAAAGAAAAAGAGAATGAACGCCTAAAGGCAGAGGTAGATTTTTTAAAAAAGTTGGAACAGCTGGAAAAGGGGGAGATAAAACGGTAA
- the rimI gene encoding ribosomal protein S18-alanine N-acetyltransferase has product MADLVIRQMELTDIDSVVDVEKASFATPWSEDIFYQEVTKNQFAHYFVIQVDGIIIGYAGLWVVIDDAQITNIAIMPSYRGHRLGEKLFEFTMKQAIRLGSSRLSLEVRVTNVIAQRMYRKFGLVPGGLRKNYYTDNKEDAIVMWVNL; this is encoded by the coding sequence ATGGCTGATTTAGTTATTCGTCAAATGGAACTTACGGATATTGACTCCGTTGTGGATGTAGAAAAAGCATCATTTGCAACACCCTGGTCAGAGGATATTTTTTACCAGGAGGTTACAAAAAATCAATTTGCTCACTACTTTGTTATACAAGTAGATGGGATTATTATTGGATATGCGGGTTTATGGGTTGTCATCGATGATGCACAAATAACAAATATAGCTATCATGCCAAGCTACCGGGGTCATAGGCTAGGTGAGAAGCTTTTTGAATTTACTATGAAGCAGGCAATCCGTTTAGGAAGCAGCCGCTTATCGCTTGAAGTACGGGTTACCAATGTTATTGCACAACGCATGTACCGGAAATTCGGGCTGGTTCCAGGTGGTCTGCGCAAGAATTACTACACGGATAATAAGGAAGATGCAATCGTTATGTGGGTGAATTTATGA
- the tsaD gene encoding tRNA (adenosine(37)-N6)-threonylcarbamoyltransferase complex transferase subunit TsaD: MKKDTYIMGIETSCDETAVAILRNGTEVLSNVVASQIESHKRFGGVVPEIASRHHVEQMTIVLEEAFDRADVTWDQLDAITVTEGPGLVGALLVGVNTAKALAFAKQIPLVGVHHIAGHIYANRLEKEFEFPLLALVVSGGHTELVLMREHGNFEVIGETLDDAAGEAYDKVARMLKLPYPGGPEIDKLACAGEESIPFPRAWLDEGSLNFSFSGLKSAVINTIHNAEQRGESLNPEDIAASFQASVVEVLTEKTYQAATKHDVKQVIIAGGVAANKGLRQALTSRFTKSDIPLLIPPIQLCTDNAAMIAAAGTIAFEQGKRSGWDMNANPSLVLK, encoded by the coding sequence ATGAAAAAAGATACATATATTATGGGAATTGAAACAAGCTGTGATGAAACAGCAGTAGCTATTTTAAGAAATGGCACAGAGGTCCTGTCGAATGTCGTAGCCTCCCAAATTGAAAGTCATAAACGATTCGGAGGAGTGGTTCCTGAAATTGCCTCACGACATCATGTGGAACAGATGACAATTGTATTGGAGGAAGCATTTGACCGGGCAGATGTCACATGGGATCAACTTGATGCCATTACAGTTACGGAAGGACCAGGATTAGTAGGCGCTCTGCTTGTGGGGGTGAATACCGCAAAGGCTTTAGCTTTTGCTAAACAAATACCTCTTGTGGGAGTCCATCATATTGCTGGTCATATTTATGCAAACCGACTGGAAAAAGAATTTGAATTTCCGTTGTTGGCTTTGGTTGTATCAGGGGGACATACAGAGCTAGTACTCATGCGTGAGCATGGCAACTTTGAAGTAATCGGGGAAACACTTGATGATGCAGCCGGCGAGGCATATGACAAGGTTGCACGTATGCTCAAATTGCCTTACCCAGGAGGACCTGAAATAGATAAATTGGCTTGTGCCGGAGAGGAATCGATACCATTTCCGCGGGCATGGCTCGATGAAGGAAGCCTGAATTTTAGCTTTAGTGGATTAAAGTCCGCAGTTATCAACACAATCCACAATGCTGAACAACGTGGTGAAAGTTTAAACCCGGAAGATATTGCCGCCAGTTTTCAAGCTAGTGTAGTAGAAGTTCTTACTGAAAAGACGTATCAGGCCGCAACGAAGCACGACGTTAAGCAGGTTATCATAGCTGGGGGTGTTGCGGCTAATAAAGGATTGCGTCAGGCACTTACCAGCCGTTTTACTAAATCTGATATCCCTTTATTAATTCCTCCGATACAGTTATGCACAGATAACGCCGCAATGATCGCTGCAGCGGGAACGATTGCCTTTGAACAAGGAAAAAGATCAGGCTGGGATATGAACGCCAATCCGTCTCTTGTATTAAAATAA